In Hyphomicrobiales bacterium, a single window of DNA contains:
- the ftsW gene encoding putative lipid II flippase FtsW — MVSRADRSLFAQWWWTVDRFLLVGIIALMIGGVVLSFAASPPVAERLNLDSYHFVKRQAIFLIPALAILFGTSLLSPRQVRRAALVLFAGAMLMLVLTLFVGAEVKGSRRWLDLFGFTVQPSEFVKPAFVIICAFLFAENARRPDVPGNLFAILVLAMVGAVLVAQPDLGQTMLIVIVWCAMFFMAGLSWVWIGALSAAAIVGAVAAYFTFPHVANRIDRFIDPGSGDTYQVDMARDSFLRGGWLGRGPGEGTIKWILPDSHTDFTFAVAAEEFGIVVCILLVIMFAFVVMRGFSHTLRQEGDFERLATAGLVVLFGVQSIINMAVNVNLMPAKGMTLPFISYGGSSLLALALAMGFLLALTRRRPEPTLAGSGIEFSHFAGHRAG; from the coding sequence ATGGTCAGTCGCGCGGATCGAAGCCTTTTTGCCCAGTGGTGGTGGACCGTCGACCGGTTCCTGCTGGTCGGGATCATCGCTCTGATGATCGGCGGCGTGGTGCTGTCGTTCGCGGCGAGCCCGCCGGTTGCCGAGCGGCTCAACCTCGACAGCTACCACTTCGTCAAACGCCAGGCGATCTTCCTGATCCCCGCGCTTGCGATCCTGTTCGGTACCTCGCTGTTGTCGCCGCGCCAGGTGCGCCGGGCCGCTCTGGTGCTGTTTGCCGGCGCCATGCTGATGCTGGTGCTGACGCTGTTCGTCGGTGCCGAGGTGAAGGGCTCGCGGCGCTGGCTCGACCTGTTCGGCTTCACCGTGCAGCCGTCGGAATTCGTCAAGCCGGCCTTCGTCATTATCTGCGCGTTTCTGTTTGCCGAAAACGCCCGCCGGCCCGATGTGCCGGGAAATCTGTTCGCCATTCTGGTGCTGGCCATGGTCGGCGCGGTGCTGGTCGCCCAGCCCGATCTCGGCCAGACGATGCTGATCGTCATCGTCTGGTGCGCCATGTTCTTCATGGCCGGGCTTTCGTGGGTGTGGATCGGCGCGCTGTCGGCGGCCGCGATTGTCGGCGCGGTCGCGGCCTATTTCACCTTCCCGCATGTCGCCAACCGCATCGACCGGTTCATCGATCCGGGCTCGGGCGACACCTATCAGGTCGATATGGCGCGGGATTCCTTCCTGCGCGGCGGCTGGCTCGGCAGGGGGCCGGGCGAGGGCACCATCAAGTGGATCCTGCCGGACTCGCACACCGACTTCACCTTCGCGGTGGCGGCGGAAGAATTCGGCATCGTCGTCTGCATCCTGCTGGTCATCATGTTCGCCTTCGTCGTCATGCGCGGCTTCTCGCACACGCTGCGTCAGGAGGGCGATTTCGAGCGGCTGGCAACCGCGGGCCTCGTCGTGCTGTTCGGCGTGCAGTCGATCATCAACATGGCGGTGAACGTCAATCTGATGCCGGCCAAGGGCATGACGCTGCCGTTCATTTCCTATGGCGGCTCGTCGCTGCTCGCGCTGGCGCTGGCGATGGGCTTCCTGCTCGCGCTGACCCGGCGGCGACCGGAACCGACGCTTGCCGGCAGCGGCATCGAATTCTCGCATTTCGCTGGCCATCGCGCCGGCTGA
- a CDS encoding UDP-N-acetylmuramoyl-L-alanine--D-glutamate ligase, protein MIPVGGFEDKRVAILGLGRSGLVAARALAVAGAVPVCWDDNEAAREKAAAEGFEIANLHEPASWAGVQRLVLSPGIPHLYPTPNPVVRQAWAAGVPVDNDVGLFFEMVEVWRQAAADALAETDGAPDVYDSFDPSLADASLADVGPKVVCITGSNGKSTTTALIGHILAEAGKPVQVGGNIGRGVLDLDPPQARDAIYVLELSSYQTDLARILSPDVAVFLNLSPDHYDRHGGPGGYFAAKRRLFDPLPPMTAVIGVDEDEGRFLANLVRFGAENSAPVVEISATEELGGNRDAVFVRDGRLVERVAGGEADVFALKTAPALPGRHNWQNAAAAFAACRALGLSVEDIAAGIASFGGLAHRMERVGTRGGVLFVNDSKGTNTDAAEKALTSYERIRWIAGGRPKEGGITALAPHFGRVAKAYLIGEAADAFATTLDGVPHEICGTMDVAVARAADEAEAGEVVLLSPACTSWDQYSSFEARGDAFRDLVRALPGIETDGGAA, encoded by the coding sequence TTGATCCCTGTCGGCGGTTTCGAAGACAAGCGAGTGGCCATCCTCGGGCTCGGACGATCCGGGCTCGTTGCCGCGCGTGCGCTTGCCGTCGCAGGCGCCGTTCCCGTGTGCTGGGACGACAACGAGGCGGCGCGGGAAAAGGCCGCTGCCGAAGGGTTCGAAATCGCCAATCTGCATGAGCCGGCAAGCTGGGCAGGCGTGCAGCGATTGGTGCTGAGCCCCGGCATTCCGCATCTCTATCCAACGCCGAACCCGGTCGTGCGCCAAGCCTGGGCCGCCGGCGTTCCGGTCGACAACGACGTTGGCCTGTTCTTCGAGATGGTCGAAGTCTGGCGGCAGGCGGCGGCCGACGCTCTTGCCGAGACCGACGGCGCGCCGGACGTGTACGACAGCTTCGATCCTTCGCTTGCCGATGCCTCTCTTGCTGATGTGGGCCCGAAGGTCGTTTGCATCACCGGCTCGAACGGCAAATCGACGACCACCGCGCTGATCGGACATATCCTGGCCGAAGCCGGCAAGCCGGTGCAGGTCGGTGGCAATATCGGCCGTGGGGTGCTCGATCTCGATCCGCCGCAGGCGCGCGATGCGATCTACGTGCTCGAACTGTCGTCCTACCAGACCGACCTCGCGCGGATCCTTTCGCCGGATGTCGCGGTCTTCCTCAACCTTTCTCCCGATCACTACGACCGCCATGGCGGGCCGGGCGGCTATTTCGCCGCCAAGCGTCGTCTGTTCGATCCGCTGCCACCGATGACGGCGGTGATTGGCGTCGACGAGGACGAAGGCCGGTTCCTCGCCAATCTGGTGCGCTTCGGGGCGGAGAATTCCGCGCCCGTCGTCGAGATATCGGCAACCGAAGAACTCGGTGGCAACCGCGACGCGGTCTTCGTGCGCGACGGCAGGCTGGTCGAGCGGGTCGCCGGCGGTGAGGCCGATGTCTTTGCTCTCAAGACCGCGCCGGCGCTACCCGGCCGCCATAACTGGCAGAATGCGGCGGCTGCCTTCGCCGCCTGCCGGGCGCTCGGGCTGAGCGTCGAGGACATCGCTGCGGGCATCGCCTCGTTCGGCGGGCTCGCGCACCGCATGGAGCGGGTCGGTACGCGCGGTGGCGTTCTCTTCGTCAATGATTCCAAGGGCACCAACACGGATGCGGCGGAAAAGGCGCTGACGTCTTACGAGCGCATCCGCTGGATCGCCGGGGGCCGCCCGAAGGAAGGCGGGATCACCGCGCTCGCGCCGCATTTTGGCCGTGTCGCCAAGGCTTATCTGATCGGCGAGGCGGCGGACGCGTTCGCCACCACGCTCGACGGGGTGCCGCATGAGATTTGCGGCACGATGGATGTCGCGGTGGCCCGCGCCGCAGACGAAGCCGAAGCCGGCGAGGTCGTGCTCCTGTCGCCGGCCTGCACGTCGTGGGATCAGTATTCCAGCTTCGAGGCGCGCGGCGACGCGTTCCGCGATCTGGTTCGGGCGCTGCCCGGCATCGAAACCGATGGAGGGGCGGCCTGA
- a CDS encoding phospho-N-acetylmuramoyl-pentapeptide-transferase, whose protein sequence is MLYFLGEFADQLSVLNVFRYITFRTGGAVVTALLFVFLFGPRIIAALRVRQGKGQPIRADGPQSHILTKAGTPTMGGLMILAGMIVATLIWANLSNIYVWIVLMVTIGFGAVGFYDDFLKVSRSSHKGFGGKARLGIEGAIAVTAAIGVAGAGAEPFSTSLAFPFVKDFVLNLGWFFVPFAAFVMVGAGNAVNLTDGLDGLAIVPVMIAAASFGLIAYLSGNAVFADYLQIHLVPGTGEIAVVCGAVIGAGLGFLWFNAPPAAIFMGDTGSLALGGMLGAVAVATKHEIVLAIIGGLFVLEAVSVIMQVASFKLTGKRIFKMAPIHHHFEHLGWTESQVVIRFWIIAVVLALIGLSTLKLR, encoded by the coding sequence ATGCTGTATTTCCTTGGCGAATTCGCCGACCAGCTTTCGGTTCTGAACGTGTTCCGCTACATCACGTTCCGCACCGGCGGAGCTGTGGTGACCGCGCTGTTATTCGTGTTCCTGTTCGGGCCGCGCATTATCGCGGCCCTGCGCGTCCGCCAGGGCAAGGGGCAGCCGATCCGCGCCGACGGGCCGCAGAGCCACATCCTGACCAAGGCCGGAACGCCGACCATGGGCGGGCTGATGATCCTCGCCGGTATGATCGTCGCGACGCTTATCTGGGCCAACCTCAGCAACATCTATGTCTGGATCGTGCTGATGGTGACGATCGGCTTCGGCGCGGTCGGCTTCTACGACGATTTTCTCAAGGTCTCGCGCTCGTCGCACAAGGGCTTCGGCGGCAAGGCGCGGCTCGGCATCGAGGGCGCGATTGCGGTTACCGCGGCGATTGGCGTTGCCGGTGCCGGGGCCGAGCCGTTCTCGACCTCGCTTGCCTTTCCTTTCGTGAAGGATTTCGTGCTCAATCTCGGCTGGTTCTTCGTACCGTTCGCGGCCTTCGTCATGGTCGGCGCGGGCAATGCGGTGAACCTGACCGATGGCCTCGACGGGCTCGCCATCGTGCCGGTGATGATCGCCGCGGCGAGCTTCGGGTTGATCGCCTATCTGTCGGGCAACGCGGTCTTCGCCGACTATCTGCAGATCCATCTGGTGCCGGGCACCGGCGAGATCGCGGTGGTCTGCGGCGCGGTGATCGGCGCCGGGCTCGGCTTTTTGTGGTTCAACGCGCCGCCGGCGGCGATCTTCATGGGCGACACGGGGTCGCTGGCGCTTGGCGGCATGCTGGGCGCGGTCGCGGTGGCCACCAAGCACGAGATCGTGCTCGCCATCATCGGCGGGTTGTTCGTGCTCGAAGCCGTCTCGGTGATCATGCAGGTGGCGTCGTTCAAGCTCACCGGCAAGCGCATCTTCAAGATGGCGCCCATCCATCATCATTTCGAACATCTCGGCTGGACCGAAAGCCAGGTGGTGATCCGCTTCTGGATCATCGCTGTCGTCCTGGCGCTGATCGGCCTGTCGACCCTGAAGCTGAGGTAA
- a CDS encoding UDP-N-acetylmuramoylalanyl-D-glutamyl-2, 6-diaminopimelate--D-alanyl-D-alanine ligase — translation MTPLWNFEAFAAACAGEVHGGGGQPVTGISIDSRTIAPGEAFFAIKGDRFDGHDFVAKAFENGAGVAVVAADRLAGLGNIVGGKLVIAVDDPLKALQRLGVASRERSGAKVIAVTGSVGKTGTKEMLRTTLEPSGKVHASVASFNNHWGVPLTLARMPADCDFAVFEIGMNHPGEITPLVAMVHPHVVVITTVEPVHLAQFESVEEIARAKAEIFTGLVPGGAAVLNRDNPHFVFLHHLAVENGITRIVGFGEDDGAEVHLEKVVLHGGCSCVSATVFGVPVTYKIGVPGRHLVQNSLAVLASVQLVDADLAKAAVALANLQAPKGRGRRHTLTLRDGEATLIDESYNANPTSMRAAIELLHQTPVGEWGKRIAVLGDMLELGEGAEQFHKGLAEPIAAAGIDQVFCAGPLMETLWKTLPRSRRGAYSETSGRLEAILAGALAPGDVVMIKGSLGSRMGPLVDALLARYGSDPSEAGPEG, via the coding sequence CTTTGCCATCAAGGGCGACCGTTTCGACGGGCATGACTTTGTCGCCAAGGCGTTCGAGAACGGTGCCGGCGTTGCCGTCGTTGCCGCGGACCGACTGGCCGGGCTTGGCAACATTGTCGGCGGCAAACTGGTGATTGCCGTTGACGATCCGTTGAAGGCGCTCCAACGGCTCGGTGTCGCATCGCGCGAGCGCAGCGGTGCAAAGGTCATCGCCGTCACCGGCAGCGTCGGCAAGACCGGCACCAAGGAGATGTTGCGCACCACGCTCGAACCGTCCGGCAAGGTGCATGCCTCCGTCGCCTCGTTCAACAATCACTGGGGCGTGCCGCTGACGCTCGCGCGCATGCCGGCGGATTGCGACTTCGCGGTGTTCGAGATCGGCATGAACCATCCGGGCGAAATCACGCCGCTTGTGGCGATGGTGCACCCGCATGTGGTGGTGATCACGACGGTCGAGCCGGTGCACCTGGCGCAGTTCGAGTCGGTCGAAGAAATCGCGCGCGCCAAGGCGGAGATTTTCACCGGACTGGTGCCGGGCGGGGCGGCGGTGCTCAACCGCGACAACCCGCACTTTGTGTTCCTGCATCACCTGGCGGTCGAGAACGGCATCACCCGCATCGTCGGCTTCGGCGAGGACGACGGCGCCGAGGTTCATCTGGAGAAGGTGGTGCTGCACGGCGGGTGCTCATGCGTTTCGGCGACGGTTTTCGGCGTGCCGGTGACCTACAAGATCGGCGTGCCGGGGCGGCATCTGGTGCAGAACAGCCTCGCGGTGCTGGCGAGCGTGCAGCTGGTCGATGCCGATCTCGCGAAGGCTGCCGTCGCGCTCGCCAATCTGCAGGCGCCGAAGGGGCGCGGCCGGCGCCATACGCTGACGCTGCGCGATGGCGAGGCTACGCTGATCGACGAGAGCTACAACGCCAATCCGACCTCGATGCGTGCTGCCATCGAGCTGCTGCATCAGACACCGGTCGGCGAATGGGGCAAGCGGATCGCCGTGCTCGGCGACATGCTGGAGCTCGGCGAGGGGGCGGAACAGTTTCACAAGGGGCTCGCCGAACCGATCGCGGCGGCCGGGATCGACCAGGTTTTCTGCGCCGGTCCGCTGATGGAAACCTTATGGAAAACCTTGCCGCGCAGCCGCCGCGGAGCGTATTCGGAGACGTCGGGGCGACTGGAAGCGATTCTCGCCGGTGCATTGGCGCCGGGAGACGTGGTGATGATCAAGGGTTCGTTGGGGAGCCGGATGGGGCCGTTGGTTGACGCGTTGCTGGCGCGTTACGGTTCCGATCCGTCCGAGGCCGGACCCGAGGGGTAA